Proteins encoded by one window of Hyphomicrobium nitrativorans NL23:
- a CDS encoding O-acetylhomoserine aminocarboxypropyltransferase/cysteine synthase family protein has product MTDREDAPKVQRPETVVLHAGWRADPSTGAVAVPIYQTTSYQFRDTEHAENLFALKELGNIYTRMMNPTTDVLEKRVAALEGGVAALAVASGQAASAFALQNVARAGDNVVSSTDLYGGTWNLFANTLKDLGIEVRFVDPSDPENFRRATDDRTRAYYAETLPNPKLAVFPIAEVAAIGRSLGIPLIVDNTAAPILCRPLDHGAAVVVYSSTKYLGGHGNSIGGVIVDGGNFDWAAHPARQPALNTPDPSYHGAVWTEAVKPLGPIAYIIRARVVLLRDLGAALSPFNAFLLLQGIETLPLRIVRHSENTAVVADWLAKHTAVTRVIHPSQQSGEQRARADRYLKGGQGGLVGFELKGGRDAGRRFIDALKLFYHVANIGDARSLAIHPASTTHSQLSADELRATGVTDGYVRLAVGLEHIDDILADLEQALAVAEA; this is encoded by the coding sequence ATGACCGATCGTGAAGATGCACCCAAGGTTCAAAGACCGGAAACGGTCGTGCTCCATGCCGGCTGGCGGGCCGATCCTTCGACCGGTGCGGTGGCTGTGCCGATCTACCAGACCACATCCTATCAATTTCGCGATACCGAGCACGCCGAGAACCTCTTCGCGCTGAAGGAACTCGGCAACATCTACACGCGCATGATGAACCCCACGACCGATGTTCTGGAGAAACGTGTGGCGGCGCTCGAAGGTGGTGTCGCGGCACTCGCCGTCGCGTCCGGCCAGGCCGCATCGGCGTTCGCGCTTCAGAACGTTGCGCGCGCGGGCGACAACGTCGTGAGTTCCACCGACTTGTACGGTGGAACGTGGAACCTGTTTGCGAACACGCTGAAAGACTTGGGCATAGAGGTTCGCTTCGTCGATCCGTCGGACCCTGAAAACTTCCGCCGCGCAACCGACGACCGCACGCGAGCCTATTACGCTGAGACGCTGCCGAATCCCAAGCTCGCCGTGTTTCCCATCGCGGAAGTCGCTGCCATCGGCCGCTCGCTCGGAATTCCGCTGATCGTCGATAACACCGCCGCACCCATCCTATGCCGCCCGCTCGATCACGGCGCCGCCGTCGTGGTCTATTCGTCCACGAAGTATTTGGGCGGCCATGGCAACTCCATCGGTGGCGTGATCGTCGATGGCGGCAATTTCGATTGGGCCGCGCATCCCGCGCGGCAACCTGCACTCAACACGCCCGATCCGAGCTATCATGGCGCGGTTTGGACGGAGGCCGTAAAGCCGCTCGGCCCTATCGCCTACATCATTCGCGCGCGCGTCGTCCTTTTGCGCGATCTCGGTGCGGCGCTCTCGCCGTTTAACGCGTTTCTTTTGTTGCAAGGTATCGAGACGCTGCCTCTACGCATCGTGCGCCATTCCGAGAACACCGCCGTGGTTGCGGATTGGCTCGCGAAACACACGGCGGTGACGCGGGTGATTCACCCCTCGCAGCAGAGCGGCGAGCAGCGCGCGCGAGCCGATCGCTATCTCAAGGGTGGACAAGGTGGTCTCGTCGGCTTCGAGCTCAAAGGCGGGCGTGACGCCGGCCGCCGCTTCATCGATGCGCTGAAGCTCTTCTATCATGTCGCCAACATCGGCGACGCGCGCAGCCTCGCCATCCATCCCGCATCGACGACGCACTCGCAGCTCTCGGCCGATGAGCTTCGCGCAACAGGCGTGACGGATGGTTACGTCCGCCTCGCGGTGGGCCTTGAGCACATCGACGATATTCTCGCCGATCTCGAACAGGCGCTTGCCGTAGCCGAGGCGTAG
- a CDS encoding YncE family protein: MSSVLRSTVAAMLWIGWAGAAAAERIYILSQDGAVLSEVAPGAEAPADGAVIKLEKGPALLALAPDAPLAYVTHSDLGQVAVVDLDRRRVVRMIEVPGSPFGIAAGKGGRIFVGDWHQDHVIAVDTAGDGEPTLTKVKVGRAPAHVVLSPDGETVFVANREDDSVSAVRTSDMTVAATIPVGHAPFAMTLSPDGARLFVGNMQGGSVSVVDTAKLAVTDTWKTGAMPYGAAVTPDGTRVLITHQGGGTVGIFAETDTALATVKVGSYPEGVAIGENGKRAYVANWFSDNVSVIDLESMKEVQRIKTPAGPRAVVVRAAP, translated from the coding sequence ATGTCGAGCGTGTTGCGAAGCACGGTTGCCGCGATGCTGTGGATCGGTTGGGCGGGCGCTGCAGCCGCCGAGCGGATCTATATCCTCAGTCAGGACGGCGCCGTTCTGAGCGAAGTCGCCCCCGGGGCGGAAGCGCCAGCAGATGGCGCGGTCATTAAGCTCGAAAAGGGCCCGGCTTTGCTCGCGCTCGCACCCGATGCACCGCTGGCTTACGTCACCCACTCCGATCTCGGTCAGGTGGCGGTCGTGGATCTCGATCGGCGCCGTGTGGTGCGAATGATCGAGGTGCCCGGCTCGCCGTTTGGCATCGCCGCCGGCAAAGGCGGGCGCATCTTCGTCGGCGACTGGCATCAGGATCACGTCATCGCCGTCGACACCGCAGGCGATGGAGAACCCACGTTAACGAAGGTCAAAGTCGGCCGTGCGCCGGCACACGTGGTGCTGTCTCCCGACGGAGAGACGGTGTTCGTCGCCAATCGGGAGGACGACAGCGTGAGCGCCGTTCGCACATCCGACATGACCGTTGCCGCAACGATCCCTGTCGGGCACGCGCCGTTCGCCATGACGCTGTCGCCGGACGGCGCACGCCTGTTTGTCGGCAACATGCAAGGCGGCTCGGTGAGTGTCGTCGATACGGCTAAGCTCGCCGTGACGGACACGTGGAAGACCGGCGCCATGCCGTACGGGGCGGCGGTGACGCCGGATGGCACCCGCGTCCTGATCACGCATCAGGGTGGCGGAACCGTGGGCATATTCGCAGAGACCGATACCGCGCTCGCGACCGTCAAGGTCGGCAGTTATCCCGAAGGCGTGGCGATCGGAGAGAACGGCAAGCGTGCCTACGTCGCCAACTGGTTTTCCGACAACGTCTCGGTCATCGATCTCGAATCGATGAAAGAGGTCCAGCGGATCAAGACGCCTGCGGGCCCGCGCGCAGTCGTCGTGCGCGCCGCGCCGTGA
- a CDS encoding SRPBCC family protein yields the protein MTRILKSICALTLSLIAATAAFAHGPTPQRADETIAIAAPPAKVWEALKNFGDVSWHPGITKAEATGGNDTGASRTITLATGNLVEGLDEYSDEEMTYGYRLSTENLEAFPVSFYSGKITVTAAGDGSEVTWISRFYRADTGNFPPEHLNDAAAVKAMTEFMQQGLNGLKAKVEGQG from the coding sequence ATGACGCGTATTTTGAAATCGATTTGCGCCCTGACCTTGTCGCTGATCGCAGCCACGGCGGCTTTCGCGCATGGTCCTACGCCTCAACGGGCCGACGAAACGATCGCCATCGCCGCGCCGCCCGCAAAGGTGTGGGAAGCGCTTAAGAACTTCGGCGACGTGAGCTGGCATCCCGGCATCACCAAGGCGGAAGCCACCGGCGGCAACGACACCGGCGCCTCGCGCACCATTACGCTCGCGACCGGAAATCTGGTCGAGGGTCTCGACGAGTACAGCGATGAGGAGATGACCTACGGCTATCGCCTCTCGACCGAGAACCTCGAAGCGTTCCCGGTGAGCTTCTATTCAGGAAAGATCACGGTGACGGCGGCCGGCGACGGCAGCGAGGTGACGTGGATCAGCCGCTTCTACCGCGCTGACACCGGCAACTTCCCGCCTGAGCATCTGAACGACGCCGCGGCCGTCAAGGCCATGACCGAGTTCATGCAGCAGGGCCTCAACGGCCTCAAGGCGAAGGTCGAAGGGCAAGGGTAA
- a CDS encoding vWA domain-containing protein, whose translation MRERLEDARFWVLLAAMALTALALLVPRIQMTRNVYDVVAIVDLTKSMLVRDMHVNGKEADRLEATKRALTRLLADMPCQSRLGLGIFTERRSFLLFNPVEVCENFAPIEIAIQSLDWRMAWEGDSMVTSGVYSAVHMAEDLGADLVFLTDGHEAPPLPPGGGLPDYDGEIGKVRGFLAGVGGRDKVPLPKLDDDGNETGHYGHDDVPQENRSGAPPPDAHLRPGWHPKWAPFGTDPPKGDEHLAYVRSEYLEKLAAKTGLAHVDLIDAPNLLPAVRAHARPRPVEVWVDIRPIPAALALALLVALYAAPFAARVASQAWAGGQNRLQTK comes from the coding sequence ATGCGTGAGAGATTGGAGGATGCGCGGTTCTGGGTCTTGCTGGCTGCGATGGCGCTGACGGCGCTTGCGCTGCTTGTCCCGCGCATTCAGATGACGCGCAACGTCTACGACGTCGTCGCAATCGTCGATCTCACGAAGTCCATGCTCGTGCGCGACATGCACGTGAACGGAAAGGAAGCCGACCGCCTCGAAGCCACCAAGCGCGCTCTGACGCGGCTTTTGGCCGACATGCCCTGCCAGTCGCGTCTGGGCCTCGGCATCTTCACCGAGCGCCGCTCCTTCCTGCTCTTCAACCCCGTCGAGGTCTGCGAGAACTTCGCTCCTATCGAGATCGCCATTCAAAGCCTCGATTGGCGCATGGCGTGGGAAGGCGACAGCATGGTGACGAGCGGCGTCTACAGCGCCGTTCATATGGCCGAGGATCTGGGCGCCGATCTCGTCTTCTTGACGGACGGGCACGAGGCGCCGCCCCTTCCTCCCGGTGGCGGGCTTCCCGACTACGATGGCGAGATCGGCAAGGTTCGCGGCTTCCTTGCGGGGGTCGGCGGGCGGGACAAAGTGCCGTTGCCTAAGCTCGACGACGACGGCAACGAGACTGGCCATTACGGCCACGACGACGTCCCGCAAGAGAACCGTTCCGGTGCTCCGCCGCCGGACGCGCACCTGCGTCCCGGCTGGCACCCGAAGTGGGCGCCATTCGGCACCGATCCGCCGAAAGGCGACGAGCATCTGGCCTACGTGCGAAGCGAGTATCTCGAAAAGCTGGCGGCAAAGACCGGCTTGGCGCACGTGGACCTGATCGATGCGCCCAATCTTCTGCCTGCGGTCCGCGCGCATGCGCGGCCGCGGCCGGTGGAGGTGTGGGTGGATATTCGCCCGATTCCGGCCGCGCTCGCACTTGCGCTTTTGGTGGCTCTTTACGCCGCGCCGTTTGCGGCGCGAGTGGCGTCTCAAGCGTGGGCCGGCGGACAAAACAGACTTCAAACGAAATGA
- a CDS encoding vWA domain-containing protein, with the protein MNIALATPWVLALLPLALLPLVLSANRPESYPSIDTMEADPLSSILNWILRLAGAIAIAALILGIGGIHRLGQTVEKTGEGAHIVLLIDRSSSMDNNFAGRPPEGGEESKSAAARRLLRDFVLERDHDLIGVAAFSTSPMHVLPMTDHKEAILAAIDAINRPGLAFTNVGRGLALALDIQEADPSPAARAIVLVSDGAAVIDREVQELLRKAFARRPINLYWLFMRTQGTPGIDAKPEPGQRDTPQALPERHLDIFFKSLDVKAYRAFEAESPQAVEEAIDEIATLERNPITYVERIPHEDLKPRAFGVALAAMLVLIAARLAEVRLVPAREREAI; encoded by the coding sequence ATGAACATCGCGCTCGCCACGCCCTGGGTGCTTGCCCTGCTGCCGCTGGCGCTGCTGCCGCTCGTGTTGTCGGCAAACCGGCCGGAAAGCTATCCCTCCATCGACACCATGGAGGCCGATCCGCTCTCCTCGATATTGAATTGGATCTTGCGTCTTGCCGGCGCCATCGCGATTGCGGCGTTGATCCTCGGAATCGGCGGCATCCACCGGCTGGGACAGACCGTCGAGAAGACAGGCGAGGGCGCGCATATCGTCCTCCTCATCGACCGTTCGTCGAGCATGGACAACAACTTCGCCGGCCGCCCGCCCGAGGGCGGAGAGGAGAGCAAGTCCGCGGCTGCGCGTCGCCTGCTGCGCGACTTCGTGCTCGAACGCGATCACGACCTGATCGGCGTCGCGGCGTTTTCGACATCGCCCATGCACGTGCTGCCGATGACCGATCACAAGGAAGCGATCCTGGCCGCCATCGACGCGATCAACCGTCCGGGGCTTGCCTTCACGAATGTGGGACGTGGCCTTGCGCTCGCGCTCGACATCCAGGAGGCCGACCCCTCGCCCGCCGCGCGCGCGATTGTGCTCGTGTCGGACGGCGCCGCCGTCATCGACCGAGAGGTGCAGGAACTGCTGCGCAAGGCCTTCGCGCGGCGGCCCATCAATCTTTACTGGCTGTTCATGCGCACGCAGGGCACGCCTGGCATCGATGCCAAGCCCGAGCCGGGGCAGCGCGACACGCCCCAGGCGCTCCCGGAGCGTCATCTCGACATTTTCTTCAAGTCGCTGGACGTCAAGGCATACCGGGCGTTCGAGGCCGAGAGTCCCCAAGCCGTGGAAGAGGCGATCGACGAGATCGCGACGCTCGAACGCAATCCCATCACGTATGTCGAGCGAATTCCGCACGAGGATCTGAAGCCGCGCGCGTTCGGCGTCGCGCTCGCAGCGATGCTCGTGCTGATCGCCGCGCGCCTGGCTGAAGTGAGGCTCGTGCCGGCAAGAGAGCGGGAGGCCATCTGA
- a CDS encoding DUF58 domain-containing protein: MNAAVPVDLPYRIVWRSRALRQGMHRSSQWGAGGMFRDLVSLTEYPDPRRIDLRQSLRDPFEALHVRRFEEKSQIGVTMLLDVSGSMGFEGRARKMAIAAELAEVFATAVRRAGDTFALYAADEAVRDELGSPPTRSRAGEAEMVAALRAFTPEARSASGLVEAARKVGQKRNLVIVVSDFLLPEAELEALFEALAAHDVLPIRLVDSRESADLPSWGLMEISDLETGRRRLVAMRPSLKAEWQRRIEARRSFFQSLAARYGRQPFEITDRIRWDRLGAHLATGA, from the coding sequence ATGAACGCTGCTGTCCCCGTCGATCTGCCGTACAGGATCGTCTGGCGAAGCCGCGCGCTGCGCCAGGGGATGCACCGCAGCTCGCAATGGGGCGCGGGCGGCATGTTCCGCGACCTTGTCTCGCTGACCGAATATCCGGACCCGCGCCGTATCGATCTGCGCCAGAGCCTGCGCGATCCGTTCGAGGCGCTCCACGTGCGGCGCTTCGAAGAGAAGAGCCAGATCGGCGTGACGATGCTGCTCGACGTTTCGGGCTCGATGGGCTTCGAAGGACGCGCGCGCAAGATGGCGATCGCCGCCGAACTGGCCGAGGTGTTCGCAACGGCGGTTCGCCGCGCGGGCGATACGTTCGCGCTCTATGCGGCCGACGAGGCGGTGAGGGATGAACTCGGGTCGCCGCCCACACGCTCGCGGGCGGGCGAAGCGGAGATGGTGGCCGCGCTCCGCGCCTTCACCCCTGAAGCGCGCAGCGCCTCCGGTCTGGTCGAGGCAGCCCGGAAAGTGGGCCAGAAGCGCAATCTCGTGATTGTGGTCTCCGACTTCCTGTTGCCGGAGGCAGAGCTCGAAGCGCTTTTCGAGGCGCTTGCGGCGCACGACGTGCTCCCGATCCGTCTGGTCGACTCGCGCGAAAGCGCTGACTTGCCGTCCTGGGGGCTTATGGAAATCTCCGATCTCGAAACTGGCCGGCGACGCCTCGTAGCCATGCGGCCTTCTTTGAAGGCCGAGTGGCAAAGGAGGATCGAGGCCCGCCGGTCTTTTTTCCAGTCCCTGGCTGCGCGCTACGGCCGCCAGCCGTTCGAGATTACGGATCGGATCCGCTGGGATCGCCTCGGCGCCCACTTGGCTACGGGAGCGTAA
- a CDS encoding AAA family ATPase: MQLNKNDAGEEAGRVDLPAWRGRAEKFETEVAKAVVGQSRVIRLLTIALFARGHVLLEGDVGVGKTTLLRAAARCVGGSYERIEGTIDLMPGDLVYHTYLAEDGRPRVDEGPVLRAGENLAIFFFNEINRARPQVHSLLLRLMAERTVTAFNREFRFPHLTVFADRNRVEREETFELPAAARDRFLMEIAIETPADAATRRGLAFDTRFHDTDRLIDSLAEGILPYDELNDIGSAIQSRVKTSEALERYVLDLWQAVRKPGDAGIEIPGVDTSRLVSAGASPRGLSYLVRAARVAAWLDGREIAVPEDVRAVFFETMAHRIFFEPVYEMRRETIARELIDRLFATVPVP, from the coding sequence ATGCAATTGAACAAGAACGATGCCGGCGAAGAAGCCGGTCGCGTCGACTTGCCGGCATGGCGGGGCCGCGCCGAGAAGTTCGAAACGGAAGTCGCCAAGGCCGTCGTCGGCCAAAGCCGCGTCATTCGCCTCTTGACGATCGCGCTCTTTGCCCGCGGCCACGTGCTGCTCGAAGGCGATGTGGGCGTCGGAAAAACGACGTTACTCCGCGCTGCGGCGCGCTGCGTCGGCGGGTCCTACGAGCGCATCGAGGGCACCATCGACCTGATGCCCGGCGACCTCGTCTACCACACCTATCTTGCTGAGGATGGCCGTCCCCGCGTGGACGAAGGCCCTGTGCTCCGCGCGGGCGAAAACCTCGCCATCTTCTTCTTCAACGAGATCAACCGCGCCCGTCCGCAGGTGCATTCGCTGCTTCTCCGCCTGATGGCGGAGCGTACCGTCACCGCGTTCAACCGCGAGTTCCGCTTCCCCCACCTCACCGTCTTCGCCGACCGCAACCGCGTCGAGCGCGAGGAGACGTTCGAGCTTCCGGCAGCCGCCCGCGATCGCTTTCTCATGGAAATCGCCATCGAAACGCCGGCCGACGCCGCGACGCGCCGGGGCCTCGCGTTCGATACCCGCTTTCACGATACGGATCGGCTGATCGACTCGTTGGCGGAAGGCATCCTTCCTTATGACGAGTTGAATGACATCGGCAGCGCCATTCAGAGCCGCGTCAAGACGAGCGAGGCGCTCGAACGCTACGTGCTCGATCTGTGGCAGGCGGTGCGCAAGCCGGGAGACGCGGGGATCGAAATTCCCGGCGTCGATACGTCTCGCCTGGTCTCTGCCGGCGCGAGCCCGCGCGGCCTCTCCTACCTCGTTCGTGCGGCCCGCGTTGCAGCGTGGCTCGATGGGCGTGAAATCGCAGTGCCCGAGGATGTCCGCGCTGTCTTCTTCGAGACGATGGCGCACCGCATCTTCTTCGAGCCTGTTTACGAGATGCGCCGCGAAACCATCGCTCGCGAACTGATCGACAGGCTGTTCGCGACGGTTCCTGTCCCGTGA
- a CDS encoding methanol dehydrogenase [cytochrome c] subunit: MKIKALVTLAASAAILAAGAGMAAAYDGTNCKAPGNCWEPKPGYPDKVAGSKYDPKHDPKELAKQQQALDDQSARNAKRAEHFKKTGNWVYDVSKL; the protein is encoded by the coding sequence ATGAAGATCAAAGCTCTTGTTACGCTCGCCGCTAGCGCGGCGATCCTGGCCGCTGGCGCCGGCATGGCCGCTGCTTACGACGGCACCAACTGCAAGGCCCCCGGCAACTGCTGGGAGCCGAAGCCCGGTTATCCGGACAAGGTTGCTGGCTCGAAGTACGACCCGAAGCACGACCCGAAGGAACTCGCCAAGCAGCAGCAGGCTCTTGACGATCAGTCCGCCCGCAACGCGAAGCGCGCCGAGCACTTCAAGAAGACCGGCAACTGGGTCTACGACGTCTCGAAGCTCTAG
- the moxG gene encoding cytochrome c(L), periplasmic: MAQGLSFRHTVTGEDLKVLEKAPEEGRDTEAVKHFLETGQNLYTEQKACLKAGEEAYLVGCSGCHGHVAEGKLGPGLNDDYWTYPKNKTDKGLFETIFGGAQGMMGPHAHTPLDEQLRLIAWIRHLYAEADPSEAGWLSDEQKANYKPFDIKEHEALGEKAFEGECKVSAN; this comes from the coding sequence ATGGCTCAGGGTTTGAGCTTTCGCCATACGGTCACCGGCGAGGATCTGAAGGTTCTTGAAAAGGCACCCGAGGAAGGGCGCGACACCGAGGCGGTGAAGCACTTCCTGGAGACAGGCCAGAACCTTTACACCGAGCAGAAGGCATGTCTGAAGGCGGGCGAAGAGGCCTACCTCGTGGGGTGCTCCGGCTGTCACGGGCACGTTGCGGAAGGCAAGCTAGGCCCCGGCCTCAACGACGATTACTGGACCTATCCGAAGAACAAGACGGACAAGGGCTTGTTCGAAACGATCTTCGGAGGCGCCCAGGGCATGATGGGCCCGCACGCCCACACGCCGCTCGACGAGCAGCTCCGTCTGATTGCGTGGATCCGCCATCTCTATGCAGAGGCAGATCCGTCCGAGGCGGGCTGGCTCAGCGACGAGCAGAAGGCGAACTACAAGCCGTTCGATATCAAGGAACACGAAGCCCTTGGCGAAAAAGCGTTCGAGGGCGAGTGCAAGGTATCCGCAAACTAA
- the moxJ gene encoding methanol oxidation system protein MoxJ, whose amino-acid sequence MKRYASSRFFGFKSALCAPLLAVGVLAAPAMADDGENQSNKLRICAAADELPYSNRDRSGFENKIAEVLADAMGREVQFVWFSKPAIYIVRDQLEMKMCDVVMGLDTGDDRVLTSKPYYRAPYVFIQRKDSKLDIKDWNSPDLAKAGKIGFTPGTPAQVMLEKIGLFREHFNYMHSLTNFQDRRNRFTRIPPQRMVNEVVNGTADVAINFAPDVARYVKASEQVELTVIPDDNVRSDGEKVPHHFDQSVGVRKDDTALLSAVNLALEKAKPQIEEILKDEGIPLVTGLPRS is encoded by the coding sequence ATGAAGCGTTACGCATCCTCCCGCTTCTTCGGATTCAAGTCCGCCCTCTGCGCGCCTCTCCTTGCAGTTGGTGTTCTTGCCGCGCCGGCGATGGCTGACGACGGCGAAAATCAAAGCAACAAGCTGCGCATCTGTGCCGCGGCCGATGAGCTTCCCTATTCCAATCGCGACCGTTCCGGCTTTGAGAACAAGATTGCCGAAGTTCTCGCCGACGCCATGGGTCGTGAAGTGCAGTTCGTGTGGTTCTCGAAGCCCGCGATCTACATCGTCCGCGACCAGCTCGAAATGAAGATGTGCGACGTGGTCATGGGCCTCGATACGGGCGACGACCGTGTTCTGACATCGAAGCCCTACTACCGCGCCCCCTACGTCTTCATTCAGCGCAAAGATTCCAAGCTCGACATCAAGGACTGGAATAGTCCCGATCTCGCCAAGGCCGGAAAAATCGGCTTCACGCCGGGAACGCCCGCGCAGGTGATGCTGGAGAAGATCGGGCTCTTCCGCGAGCACTTCAACTACATGCATTCGCTGACCAACTTCCAGGACCGGCGTAACCGCTTCACGCGTATCCCGCCGCAGAGGATGGTGAACGAAGTCGTCAATGGAACGGCGGATGTCGCAATCAACTTCGCTCCCGACGTCGCACGTTACGTGAAGGCGTCCGAGCAAGTCGAACTCACCGTCATTCCGGACGACAACGTCCGTAGCGACGGTGAGAAGGTCCCGCATCACTTCGATCAGTCTGTGGGGGTCCGCAAGGACGACACGGCACTTCTCTCGGCGGTGAATCTCGCGCTGGAGAAAGCCAAGCCGCAGATCGAGGAAATCTTGAAGGACGAGGGCATTCCGCTCGTAACGGGGCTGCCGCGCTCGTGA
- a CDS encoding methanol/ethanol family PQQ-dependent dehydrogenase, which yields MGSASSTFANDKLVELSKSNEAWIMPGRNYSSQNYSENKQINTENVKDLRAAWSFSTGLLHGHEGTPLVVDNVIYVHTSFPNNTFALDLDDPGRIIWQHKPKQDPAARSVACCDLVNRGLAYWPGDGDAPPLIVKTQLDGHLVTLNAKTGEEYWKVENGDISVGQTLTQAPYVIKDLAIVGSSGAELGVRGHVTAYNIKTGEQVWRIYATGPDSDVGLMDNFNDANPHFGQKNLGTETWEGDAWKIGGGTNWGWYAYDPETNLFHYGSGNPAPWNETMRPGDNKWTMTIWGRDADTGLARFGYQKTPHDEWDYAGVNVMILSEQTDREGKKRKLLTHPDRNGIVYTLDRENGDLISADKLDDTVNWVKQVDLKTGLPVRDPEFGTRMDHRGKEICPSAMGYHNQGHDSYDPTKELFFMGINHICMDWEPFMLPYRAGQFFVGATLWMYPGPKGDRQNYLGLGQIKAYNSISGEYKWEKMERFSVWGGTMATAGNLVFYGTLDGFIKARNSDTGDLLWKYKLPSGVIGHPMTYEHKGTQYVAIMYGVGGWPGVGLVFDLQDPTAGLGAVGAFKNLQNYTQMGGGLQVFSLDGKNPYSEDVNVGEYEG from the coding sequence ATGGGTTCGGCATCCTCCACGTTTGCGAACGACAAGCTCGTTGAGCTGTCGAAGAGCAACGAGGCATGGATTATGCCGGGCAGAAACTACAGCTCGCAGAATTACAGCGAAAACAAGCAGATCAACACCGAGAACGTGAAGGACCTGCGCGCTGCATGGTCGTTCTCGACCGGCCTGCTGCACGGCCATGAGGGCACGCCGCTGGTCGTAGACAACGTGATCTACGTCCACACGTCGTTCCCGAACAACACGTTTGCTCTGGATCTGGACGATCCCGGCCGCATCATCTGGCAGCACAAGCCGAAGCAGGATCCGGCCGCTCGCTCGGTTGCTTGCTGCGACCTCGTCAACCGTGGTCTGGCTTACTGGCCGGGCGACGGCGATGCACCGCCCCTCATCGTCAAGACTCAGCTCGACGGTCACCTTGTGACGCTCAACGCCAAGACCGGCGAAGAGTATTGGAAAGTCGAGAACGGCGACATCTCCGTCGGTCAGACGCTCACCCAGGCTCCTTATGTCATCAAGGATCTGGCGATCGTCGGTTCGTCGGGCGCTGAGCTCGGTGTTCGTGGTCACGTGACCGCCTACAACATCAAGACCGGCGAGCAGGTCTGGCGCATCTACGCGACCGGCCCGGACTCCGACGTTGGCCTGATGGACAACTTCAACGATGCCAACCCGCACTTCGGCCAGAAGAACCTCGGCACGGAAACGTGGGAAGGCGACGCCTGGAAGATCGGCGGCGGCACCAACTGGGGTTGGTACGCTTACGATCCTGAGACGAACCTCTTCCACTACGGCTCGGGCAACCCGGCTCCGTGGAACGAGACCATGCGTCCTGGCGACAACAAGTGGACCATGACCATCTGGGGCCGCGATGCCGACACGGGTCTTGCCCGCTTCGGCTATCAGAAGACCCCGCACGACGAGTGGGACTATGCTGGCGTGAACGTCATGATCCTTTCGGAGCAGACGGACCGCGAAGGCAAGAAGCGCAAGCTTCTGACCCATCCCGATCGTAACGGCATCGTCTACACGCTCGATCGCGAGAACGGTGACCTCATCTCGGCTGACAAGCTCGACGATACGGTCAACTGGGTGAAGCAGGTCGACCTCAAGACGGGTCTTCCGGTTCGCGATCCTGAGTTCGGCACCCGTATGGACCACCGCGGCAAGGAAATCTGCCCGTCGGCCATGGGTTACCACAACCAGGGCCACGACAGCTACGATCCCACGAAGGAACTCTTCTTCATGGGCATCAACCACATCTGCATGGACTGGGAGCCCTTCATGCTTCCGTACCGTGCGGGTCAGTTCTTCGTCGGCGCCACGCTGTGGATGTATCCGGGTCCGAAGGGCGATCGCCAGAACTACCTGGGTCTTGGTCAGATCAAGGCCTACAACTCGATCTCTGGCGAGTACAAGTGGGAGAAGATGGAGCGCTTCTCGGTTTGGGGTGGCACGATGGCTACCGCAGGCAACCTGGTGTTCTACGGAACGCTTGATGGCTTCATCAAGGCTCGCAACTCCGACACCGGCGACCTGCTCTGGAAGTACAAGCTTCCCTCGGGCGTGATCGGTCACCCGATGACGTATGAGCACAAGGGCACGCAGTACGTCGCCATCATGTATGGCGTCGGTGGCTGGCCGGGCGTTGGCCTCGTGTTCGACTTGCAGGATCCGACCGCCGGTCTTGGTGCCGTCGGCGCCTTCAAGAACCTGCAGAACTACACCCAGATGGGTGGCGGCCTCCAGGTGTTCTCGCTCGATGGCAAGAACCCCTACTCCGAGGACGTCAACGTCGGTGAGTACGAGGGCTAA